A window of Pantoea agglomerans contains these coding sequences:
- the minC gene encoding septum site-determining protein MinC, translating to MSQTPIEFKGSSFTLSVVHLHHPEPEVIRKALQDKIDQAPDFLKNAPVVLNVAALNSNVNWKQLQQAIAATGLRIVGVSGCKDEALKRMIARAGLPVLAEGKESVRRSEAPAAPPAPAAPAEPLASKTRIITTPVRSGQQIYARNADLIVTNSVSAGAELVADGNIHIYGMMRGRALAGAGGDRNSQIFCTNLAAELVSIAGVYWIMDQIPAEFFGKAARLSLEEGALTIQTLN from the coding sequence ATGTCACAAACGCCAATCGAATTCAAAGGTAGCAGTTTTACCCTGTCTGTTGTTCATCTGCACCATCCCGAACCTGAAGTGATTCGCAAGGCGCTTCAGGACAAAATCGATCAGGCGCCGGATTTCTTAAAAAACGCGCCGGTGGTACTTAACGTGGCGGCGCTGAACAGCAACGTCAACTGGAAACAGCTGCAGCAGGCGATCGCCGCCACTGGATTACGCATCGTCGGCGTCAGCGGCTGTAAAGACGAAGCGCTGAAACGCATGATCGCCCGCGCTGGCCTGCCGGTTCTGGCGGAAGGCAAAGAGAGCGTGCGGCGCAGCGAAGCGCCTGCGGCGCCACCTGCGCCCGCCGCGCCCGCCGAGCCGCTGGCGAGCAAAACGCGCATTATCACGACGCCGGTGCGCTCCGGGCAGCAGATTTACGCGCGCAACGCCGATCTTATCGTGACAAACAGCGTCAGCGCCGGTGCCGAACTGGTTGCCGACGGCAACATTCATATTTACGGCATGATGCGAGGACGCGCGCTGGCGGGCGCCGGCGGCGATCGCAACAGCCAGATTTTCTGCACCAACCTGGCAGCAGAGTTGGTTTCCATCGCCGGTGTGTATTGGATCATGGATCAAATCCCGGCGGAATTTTTTGGTAAAGCCGCGCGCCTGAGTCTCGAAGAGGGCGCGCTGACCATTCAGACACTTAATTAG
- a CDS encoding YcgL domain-containing protein has product MFCVIYRSPTRDQTYLYVEKKDDFSRVPDELLRGFGKPQLAMVLKLDGRDRLANADINKVKQALIDQGYYLQIPPPVESLLKVHLESTKKD; this is encoded by the coding sequence ATGTTTTGTGTGATCTACAGAAGCCCGACCCGCGACCAGACTTATCTTTATGTTGAAAAAAAGGACGATTTCTCCCGCGTGCCTGACGAGCTGCTGCGCGGCTTCGGCAAGCCGCAGCTGGCAATGGTGCTGAAGCTGGACGGACGCGATCGTCTGGCCAACGCTGACATCAATAAAGTTAAACAGGCGCTTATCGATCAAGGCTATTATTTACAGATCCCGCCGCCGGTCGAAAGTTTGCTGAAAGTTCATCTTGAGTCGACAAAAAAAGATTAA
- a CDS encoding ATP-dependent DNA helicase produces the protein MADDFAVDGALAQAIAGFKPREAQREMAQAVEEAVKAGGELVVEAGTGTGKTYAYLAPALRAGKKVIVSTGSKALQDQLYGRDLPTIARALNFTGKTALLKGRSNYLCLERLEQQSMAGGDLNAETLGDLVTLRGWSSQTVDGDISSCGGVTEDSPIWPLVTSTNDNCLGSDCPLYKDCFVVKARKRAMDADVVVVNHHLFLADLVVKESGFAELIPEADVMIFDEAHQLPDIASQYFGQQLSSRQLLDLAKDINIAYRTEVRDVQQLQKSADRLAQCAQDFRLMLGDPGYRGNLRELFTDNNVQRMFTLLDDALELCYDVIKMSLGRSALLDAAFERAALYRGRLKRLRAINEPGYSYWYECTSRHFTLALTPLSVSERFREVMDARKAAWIFTSATLAVNEEMHHFADRLGVSSAKTLILNSPFDFSRQALLCVPRNLPEPNRPGGARQLARMMKPLIDANKGRCFFLCTSHLMMRELAAEFRASMTLPVLVQGETSKGQLLRQFIEAGNALLVATSSFWEGVDVRGDALSLVIIDKLPFTSPEDPLLKARMEDCRLRGGDPFSDVQLPDAVITLKQGVGRLIRDTDDRGVLVICDQRLVSRPYGALFLNSLPPTPRTRDLARAIAFTQQAKQ, from the coding sequence GTGGCGGACGATTTTGCAGTAGATGGCGCGCTGGCGCAGGCGATTGCCGGCTTTAAGCCGCGCGAGGCGCAGCGTGAAATGGCGCAGGCAGTAGAAGAGGCCGTTAAGGCTGGCGGCGAACTGGTGGTAGAGGCGGGAACGGGAACGGGCAAGACTTATGCCTATCTCGCGCCTGCACTGCGCGCCGGAAAAAAAGTGATTGTATCAACCGGCTCCAAGGCGCTGCAGGATCAGCTTTACGGTCGCGATCTGCCGACCATTGCCAGGGCGCTGAACTTCACCGGCAAAACCGCCTTGCTAAAGGGGCGCTCCAACTACCTCTGTCTGGAGCGGCTGGAACAGCAGTCAATGGCGGGCGGCGATCTTAACGCCGAGACGCTGGGCGATCTGGTTACGCTGCGCGGCTGGTCGTCGCAAACCGTTGATGGTGATATCAGTAGCTGCGGCGGCGTTACCGAAGACAGCCCCATCTGGCCGCTGGTGACCAGCACCAACGACAACTGCCTCGGCAGCGACTGTCCTCTCTACAAAGATTGCTTCGTGGTCAAAGCGCGCAAGCGCGCCATGGACGCCGACGTGGTGGTGGTTAACCACCATCTGTTTCTCGCCGACCTGGTGGTTAAAGAGAGCGGTTTTGCCGAGCTGATCCCCGAAGCGGACGTGATGATCTTCGATGAGGCGCACCAGCTCCCCGATATCGCCAGCCAGTACTTCGGCCAGCAGCTCTCCAGCCGCCAGCTTCTCGATCTGGCGAAAGATATTAATATTGCCTACCGCACCGAAGTGCGTGACGTGCAGCAGCTGCAGAAATCGGCGGACCGCCTTGCGCAGTGCGCGCAGGATTTTCGCCTGATGCTGGGCGATCCAGGCTACCGCGGCAATCTGCGCGAACTCTTCACTGACAACAACGTGCAGCGCATGTTCACCCTGCTCGACGACGCGCTCGAGCTTTGCTACGACGTAATAAAAATGTCGCTGGGACGCTCGGCGCTGCTGGATGCGGCCTTTGAGCGCGCTGCGCTCTATCGCGGGCGGCTTAAGCGGCTGCGCGCCATTAACGAGCCCGGCTACAGCTACTGGTACGAGTGTACTTCGCGCCACTTTACGCTCGCCCTGACGCCGCTCTCCGTCTCAGAGCGCTTCCGCGAAGTGATGGACGCGCGCAAGGCGGCGTGGATTTTCACCTCTGCGACGCTGGCGGTAAATGAAGAGATGCACCATTTCGCCGATCGCCTGGGGGTCAGCAGCGCGAAAACCCTGATCCTCAACAGCCCGTTCGACTTCAGCCGTCAGGCGCTGCTCTGCGTACCGCGCAATCTGCCGGAGCCGAACCGGCCCGGCGGCGCGCGTCAGCTGGCGCGCATGATGAAGCCGCTGATCGACGCTAATAAAGGACGCTGCTTCTTTCTCTGTACCTCCCATCTGATGATGCGCGAGCTGGCGGCGGAGTTTCGTGCCAGCATGACGCTGCCGGTGCTGGTGCAGGGCGAAACCAGCAAAGGCCAGCTGCTGCGGCAGTTTATCGAGGCGGGCAACGCGCTGCTGGTGGCCACCAGCAGCTTCTGGGAGGGAGTCGACGTGCGCGGCGATGCGCTGTCGCTGGTGATTATCGACAAGCTGCCCTTTACTTCGCCGGAAGATCCGCTGCTGAAGGCGCGTATGGAAGATTGCCGCCTGCGCGGCGGCGATCCCTTTAGCGACGTGCAGCTGCCGGACGCGGTGATTACCCTGAAGCAGGGGGTGGGGCGTTTGATCCGCGATACGGACGATCGCGGCGTGCTGGTGATTTGCGACCAGCGGCTGGTGTCGCGTCCCTACGGCGCGCTGTTTCTCAACAGCCTGCCGCCGACGCCGCGCACCCGCGATCTGGCGCGCGCCATCGCCTTCACGCAGCAAGCGAAACAGTAA
- the fadD gene encoding long-chain-fatty-acid--CoA ligase FadD, with protein MNKVWLKRYPADVPAEINADRYTSLVDLVEQATQRYADQTAFINMGQPLSYRQLEQKSRAFAAYLQSELGLKKGDRVALMMPNLLQYPVALFGVLRAGMVVVNVNPLYTPRELKHQLNDSGASAIVIVSNFAHTLEKVVAETSVQHVILTRLGDQLRPVKGTLVNFVVKYIKKMVPKYHLPGAVSFRHALQRGETLSYQRPSVTNDDLAFLQYTGGTTGIAKGAMLTHRNMQANLEQTRATYGKLLRDGKENVVTALPLYHIFALTVNCLLFLELGGQNLLITNPRDIPGFVKSLSKFPFTAITGVNTLFNALLNDAQFNKLDFSTLRLSAGGGMAVQKAVAERWEKLTGHYLLEGYGLTECSPLVSVNPYDITEHTGSIGLPVPSTDVRVVDDEGNDVEPGAPGELWIRGPQVMAGYWQRPDATNEVLKNGWLLSGDIVTVDPQGFIRIVDRKKDMILVSGFNVYPNEIEDVLMQHPKVREAAAIGVPSDLSGEAVKVCVVKKEASLTKEELLDHCRRQLTGYKVPKIIEFRDELPKSNVGKILRRELRDEARPSAS; from the coding sequence TTGAATAAGGTCTGGCTGAAACGCTATCCGGCAGATGTGCCCGCCGAAATTAACGCGGATCGTTATACCTCTTTGGTTGATTTAGTTGAGCAGGCTACACAACGCTACGCCGATCAAACCGCCTTTATCAATATGGGGCAGCCGCTGAGCTACCGCCAGCTTGAGCAAAAGAGCCGCGCGTTCGCCGCCTATCTGCAGTCTGAGCTGGGCCTGAAAAAAGGCGACCGCGTGGCGCTGATGATGCCGAATTTGCTGCAGTATCCGGTGGCGCTGTTCGGCGTGCTGCGCGCCGGTATGGTGGTGGTGAACGTTAACCCGCTCTATACACCGCGCGAACTCAAGCATCAGCTCAACGACAGCGGCGCCAGCGCCATCGTTATCGTTTCGAACTTCGCCCATACGCTGGAGAAAGTGGTGGCGGAGACCAGCGTGCAGCACGTGATCCTGACGCGTCTCGGCGACCAGCTCAGGCCGGTAAAAGGCACCCTGGTGAACTTCGTGGTGAAATATATCAAGAAGATGGTGCCGAAATATCATCTTCCCGGCGCGGTAAGCTTCCGCCATGCGCTGCAGCGGGGCGAGACGCTGAGCTATCAGCGACCCAGCGTCACCAATGACGACCTGGCGTTTCTGCAGTATACCGGCGGCACCACCGGCATCGCCAAAGGGGCGATGCTGACCCACCGCAATATGCAGGCCAATCTCGAACAGACCAGGGCGACCTACGGCAAACTGCTGCGCGACGGCAAAGAGAATGTGGTAACTGCGCTGCCGCTCTATCATATCTTCGCGCTGACGGTGAACTGCCTGCTGTTCCTTGAGCTGGGCGGCCAGAACCTGCTGATCACCAACCCGCGCGATATTCCCGGCTTCGTGAAGTCGCTGTCAAAGTTTCCCTTTACGGCGATTACCGGCGTCAACACGCTGTTTAACGCGCTGCTGAACGACGCCCAGTTCAATAAGCTCGACTTTTCCACGCTGCGGCTCTCGGCGGGCGGTGGCATGGCGGTGCAGAAGGCGGTGGCGGAGCGCTGGGAAAAGCTCACCGGCCACTATCTGCTGGAAGGGTACGGCCTGACGGAGTGCTCGCCGCTGGTGTCGGTTAATCCCTATGATATTACCGAGCATACCGGCAGCATCGGCCTGCCGGTACCCTCTACTGACGTGCGCGTGGTGGACGATGAGGGCAACGACGTCGAACCCGGCGCGCCGGGCGAGCTCTGGATCCGCGGGCCGCAGGTAATGGCGGGCTACTGGCAGCGGCCGGACGCTACCAACGAGGTGCTGAAAAATGGCTGGCTCCTCAGCGGCGATATTGTTACCGTTGACCCGCAAGGCTTTATCCGCATTGTGGACCGTAAAAAAGATATGATCCTCGTCTCAGGCTTTAACGTCTATCCCAATGAGATTGAAGATGTCCTGATGCAGCATCCCAAAGTGCGGGAGGCGGCGGCGATCGGCGTACCGAGCGATCTGTCGGGCGAAGCGGTTAAGGTCTGCGTGGTAAAGAAAGAGGCATCGCTGACCAAAGAAGAGCTGCTCGACCACTGTCGGCGTCAGCTGACGGGCTATAAGGTCCCGAAAATTATTGAGTTCCGCGACGAGTTGCCCAAAAGCAACGTAGGGAAAATCCTGCGGCGCGAACTGCGTGATGAGGCCCGACCCAGCGCAAGCTGA
- the tsaB gene encoding tRNA (adenosine(37)-N6)-threonylcarbamoyltransferase complex dimerization subunit type 1 TsaB: MSSRILALDTATEACSAALLNQQQIDARFEIAPRDHTQRILPLIEALLQAQQLELTALDALAFGRGPGSFTGVRIGIGIAQGLALGAMLPMIGVSTLATLAQGAWRQQGATRVLAAIDARMGEVYWAEYQRDEQGVWQGEASESVLSPEAALARMQALEGEWFTAGTGWQAWPQLQQGHALTLKASGVELPAAEDMLPLAQQAWQRGETVQPEHAEPTYLRNEVAWKKLPGR, from the coding sequence ATGTCTTCCCGAATCCTGGCGCTGGACACTGCGACAGAAGCCTGTTCAGCCGCGCTGCTTAATCAGCAGCAGATCGATGCCCGTTTTGAAATCGCGCCGCGCGACCATACGCAGCGTATTCTGCCGCTAATCGAGGCGCTGCTGCAGGCGCAGCAGCTGGAGCTGACGGCGCTCGACGCGCTGGCGTTCGGCCGCGGCCCCGGCAGCTTTACCGGCGTGCGTATCGGCATCGGTATCGCGCAGGGGCTGGCGCTCGGCGCCATGCTGCCGATGATCGGCGTTTCGACGCTGGCGACGCTGGCGCAGGGCGCCTGGCGCCAGCAGGGCGCGACGCGCGTGCTGGCGGCGATTGACGCGCGCATGGGCGAAGTTTACTGGGCCGAGTATCAGCGCGATGAGCAGGGCGTCTGGCAGGGCGAAGCGAGCGAAAGCGTGCTGTCGCCGGAGGCGGCGCTGGCGCGCATGCAGGCGCTGGAGGGCGAGTGGTTTACCGCCGGCACCGGCTGGCAGGCGTGGCCGCAGCTGCAGCAGGGGCACGCCTTAACCCTCAAAGCGAGCGGCGTTGAACTGCCCGCCGCCGAAGATATGCTGCCTCTGGCCCAACAGGCGTGGCAGCGCGGCGAAACCGTCCAGCCCGAGCACGCCGAACCCACCTATTTACGCAACGAAGTGGCGTGGAAAAAATTGCCGGGCCGTTGA
- a CDS encoding RidA family protein, producing the protein MTITRIDPEHRMSEAVIHNQTVYYTSVPENLDADAEAQTANALAVIDALLTRVGSDKSKILDATIFLVDKADFAAMNRAWDAWVSPDNAPVRCTVQAGLMNPKYKVEIKIIAAL; encoded by the coding sequence ATGACCATTACCCGTATCGATCCCGAACATCGCATGTCTGAAGCCGTGATCCATAACCAGACGGTTTATTACACCAGCGTGCCGGAAAATCTCGACGCCGACGCCGAGGCGCAGACCGCCAACGCGCTGGCGGTCATTGACGCCCTGCTGACGCGCGTCGGCTCGGACAAAAGCAAGATCCTCGACGCCACCATCTTTCTGGTGGACAAGGCCGATTTCGCGGCGATGAACCGCGCCTGGGACGCCTGGGTCTCGCCCGACAACGCGCCGGTGCGCTGCACCGTTCAGGCCGGGCTGATGAACCCGAAGTATAAAGTGGAGATTAAAATCATCGCGGCGCTGTAA
- the minE gene encoding cell division topological specificity factor MinE codes for MALLDFFLSRKKNTANIAKERLQIIVAERRRGDSEPHYLPQLKRDILEVICKYVKIDPDMVTVQLDQKGDDISILELNVTLPETEEAAK; via the coding sequence ATGGCATTACTCGATTTCTTTTTATCCCGGAAGAAGAACACTGCCAACATAGCCAAGGAAAGGCTGCAGATTATCGTGGCAGAACGCAGAAGGGGCGACAGTGAGCCCCACTATCTTCCGCAGCTTAAGCGCGACATTCTGGAAGTGATTTGCAAATATGTGAAGATCGATCCCGATATGGTCACCGTTCAGCTCGATCAGAAAGGAGATGATATCTCGATTCTGGAGCTGAACGTGACGCTGCCTGAAACGGAAGAAGCGGCCAAATGA
- the rnd gene encoding ribonuclease D, whose protein sequence is MNYSLIDQNEQLAAVCQKARQHAAVALDTEFVRTRTYYPQLGLIQLFDGEQLVLIDPLKIDDWTPFIALLTDTQVKKFLHAGGEDLEVFLHRFGVLPQPMIDTQILAAFSGQPLSWGFAAMVAHFTQVTLDKSESRTDWLARPLTQRQCDYAAADVHYLLPIAQQLMTLTEAAGNMAAALSECDQLCQRRLDVMPPQEAWRDITNAWQLRPRQLAALRLLAAWRLNLAREKDMAVNFVVREENLWKVARFMPGSMGELDHLGLSGHEIRFHGKTLVALVAEAQALPEEALPPPLGNLVDHPHYKNVFKAIKALVQEVSEETGFSQELLASRRQINQVLSQYWGLKPQTRVPELLAGWRGDLFKTRIDAILAQF, encoded by the coding sequence TTGAATTATTCCCTGATCGACCAAAATGAGCAACTGGCCGCCGTGTGCCAGAAAGCCCGCCAGCATGCGGCCGTCGCGCTCGACACCGAGTTCGTCCGCACCCGCACCTACTATCCGCAGCTGGGGCTGATTCAGCTGTTTGACGGCGAACAGCTGGTGCTGATCGATCCGCTGAAGATCGACGACTGGACGCCGTTCATCGCGCTGCTGACCGATACCCAGGTGAAAAAGTTTCTGCACGCGGGCGGGGAAGATCTCGAGGTCTTTCTGCACCGTTTCGGCGTGCTGCCGCAGCCGATGATCGATACGCAGATTCTGGCGGCGTTCAGCGGCCAGCCGCTCTCATGGGGCTTTGCCGCTATGGTGGCGCATTTCACCCAGGTAACCCTGGATAAGAGCGAGTCGCGCACCGACTGGCTGGCGCGCCCGCTGACGCAGCGTCAGTGCGACTATGCCGCAGCGGACGTTCACTATCTGCTGCCCATCGCCCAGCAGCTGATGACCCTGACCGAGGCGGCGGGCAATATGGCCGCGGCGCTCAGCGAGTGCGACCAGCTCTGCCAGCGACGTCTCGACGTTATGCCGCCGCAGGAAGCCTGGCGCGATATCACCAACGCCTGGCAGCTGCGTCCGCGCCAGCTGGCGGCGCTGCGGCTGCTGGCCGCGTGGCGTCTGAACCTGGCGCGCGAAAAAGATATGGCGGTCAATTTCGTGGTGCGCGAAGAGAATCTGTGGAAAGTGGCGCGCTTTATGCCGGGCTCAATGGGCGAGCTGGATCACCTTGGCCTGTCAGGCCATGAAATCCGCTTCCACGGCAAAACCCTGGTGGCGCTGGTTGCTGAAGCGCAGGCGCTGCCGGAAGAGGCGCTGCCGCCGCCGCTGGGCAATCTGGTGGATCATCCGCACTACAAGAATGTGTTTAAGGCAATCAAGGCGCTGGTACAGGAAGTGAGCGAAGAGACCGGCTTTAGCCAGGAGCTGCTGGCGTCGCGCCGTCAGATCAATCAGGTATTGAGTCAGTACTGGGGGCTGAAGCCGCAAACGCGCGTGCCGGAGCTGCTGGCAGGCTGGCGCGGCGATCTGTTTAAGACCCGCATTGACGCGATTCTGGCGCAGTTTTGA
- a CDS encoding CoA pyrophosphatase: MKPLTLDAFVTRFILQQPEKPQQRPAGRQAAVLVPIVARDAPGLLLTRRSRELRKHAGQVAFPGGMQDDDDASLVATALREAQEEVGIDPAEVRVIGQLAPVTSSTGFRVTPVVGIISPQIALHINPDEVESAFEMPLEEALRLNRYASLEVHRAGLRHPVWLSVYQEYLVWGMTAGIIRSLSQQIAF; this comes from the coding sequence ATGAAGCCGCTTACGCTCGACGCCTTTGTTACCCGCTTTATTCTGCAGCAGCCGGAGAAGCCGCAGCAGCGTCCCGCCGGTCGCCAGGCTGCGGTGCTGGTGCCGATCGTTGCGCGCGACGCGCCGGGCCTGCTGCTGACGCGCCGTTCGCGCGAGCTGCGCAAGCACGCCGGCCAGGTCGCCTTTCCCGGCGGCATGCAGGACGACGACGACGCCTCGCTGGTGGCGACCGCGCTGCGCGAAGCGCAGGAAGAGGTGGGCATCGATCCTGCCGAGGTCAGGGTGATCGGCCAGCTCGCCCCCGTGACCAGCAGCACCGGCTTTCGCGTGACGCCGGTGGTTGGCATTATCTCGCCGCAGATCGCGCTGCATATCAATCCCGACGAGGTGGAGAGCGCCTTCGAGATGCCGCTGGAAGAGGCGCTGCGGCTTAACCGCTACGCTTCGCTGGAGGTACATCGCGCCGGCCTGCGCCATCCGGTCTGGCTCTCGGTCTATCAGGAGTATCTGGTGTGGGGCATGACGGCCGGCATTATCCGTTCCCTTAGCCAGCAGATTGCGTTCTGA
- the minD gene encoding septum site-determining protein MinD encodes MARIIVVTSGKGGVGKTTSSAAIATGLAQKGKKTVVIDFDIGLRNLDLIMGCERRVVYDFVNVIQGDATLNQALIKDKRTEMLHILPASQTRDKDALTREGVEKVLNDLAAMDFDFIVCDSPAGIETGALMALYFADEAIITTNPEVSSVRDSDRILGIIASKSRRAENSQEPVKEHLLLTRYNPGRVNRGDMLSMEDVLEILRIPLVGVIPEDQSVLRASNQGEPVILDTNSDAGKAYADTVDRLLGEERPFRFIEEEKKGFLKRLFGG; translated from the coding sequence ATGGCACGCATTATTGTAGTTACATCCGGTAAAGGGGGCGTTGGCAAGACCACGTCAAGCGCGGCCATCGCCACCGGTTTAGCGCAAAAAGGCAAAAAAACGGTCGTCATCGATTTCGATATTGGTCTGCGTAACCTGGACCTGATCATGGGCTGCGAACGCCGCGTGGTTTACGACTTCGTTAACGTTATTCAGGGCGACGCCACGCTGAACCAGGCGCTGATCAAAGACAAACGCACCGAGATGCTGCATATCCTGCCCGCCTCTCAGACGCGCGATAAAGACGCGCTGACCCGCGAAGGCGTGGAAAAAGTGCTGAACGACCTGGCGGCGATGGATTTTGACTTTATCGTCTGCGACTCTCCGGCAGGCATTGAGACCGGCGCGCTGATGGCGCTCTACTTTGCTGATGAAGCGATTATCACCACCAACCCGGAAGTCTCGTCGGTGCGCGACTCCGACCGCATTCTCGGTATCATCGCCTCTAAGTCCCGCCGTGCAGAAAACAGCCAGGAGCCGGTTAAAGAGCACCTGCTGCTGACCCGTTACAACCCTGGCCGCGTAAATCGTGGCGATATGCTGAGCATGGAAGACGTGCTCGAGATCCTGCGCATTCCGCTGGTGGGCGTCATCCCGGAAGACCAGTCGGTGCTGCGCGCCTCTAACCAGGGCGAACCAGTGATCCTCGACACGAATTCCGACGCCGGCAAAGCCTATGCTGATACCGTAGATCGGTTACTCGGCGAAGAACGTCCCTTCCGCTTTATTGAAGAAGAGAAGAAGGGTTTCCTGAAACGCCTGTTCGGGGGATAA
- a CDS encoding YoaH family protein — MFKGLPALSHEQQQQAVERIQELMAGGMSSGEAITQVAQEIRQTHTGEQIRARFEDDEEDE, encoded by the coding sequence ATGTTTAAGGGTTTACCGGCACTGTCCCATGAGCAGCAGCAGCAGGCGGTGGAGCGTATTCAGGAGCTGATGGCTGGCGGCATGTCCAGCGGAGAGGCGATCACTCAGGTCGCGCAGGAGATCCGCCAGACCCACACGGGCGAGCAGATCCGGGCGCGCTTCGAAGATGACGAGGAAGATGAGTAA
- the pabB gene encoding aminodeoxychorismate synthase component 1, producing the protein MMVSTLSLHYTQDALSAHFARLSHLPWAMLLTSGHADHADNRFDMLTADPRATLTTHGDLTTIDAEGAVSHSTEDPLQLVRRQCEALGLLPERRDDLPFQGGALGLFGYDLGRRFEHLPQQAADDLITPDMAIGIYDWALIADHHLQRLTLVSLGDAQARLRWLLQWPPREAVPFSLTSGWQSNLSYRDYAERFHAVQAYIQAGDCYQVNLAQRFQAHYQGDEWQAFCRLNAANRAPFSAFLRLPDSAILSLSPERFLSLKGEEIETRPIKGTRPRAADPELDRREALALAQSEKDRAENLMIVDLLRNDIGRVAVPGSVSVPALFEVEPFPAVHHLVSTIRARLPASLHASDLLRACFPGGSITGAPKIRAMEIIDELEPHRRNAWCGSIGYLSLCGRMDTSITIRTLIAERQQLFCAAGGGVVADSELDAEYQETLHKVSRILPALTGEDE; encoded by the coding sequence ATAATGGTCTCAACGCTCAGTCTACACTATACGCAGGATGCGCTCAGCGCGCATTTCGCCAGGCTTTCCCATCTTCCCTGGGCGATGCTGCTCACCTCCGGCCATGCCGATCATGCGGATAACCGTTTCGATATGCTGACCGCCGATCCGCGCGCCACCCTGACGACCCACGGCGACCTCACCACGATTGACGCGGAGGGCGCCGTTAGCCACTCAACTGAGGATCCGCTGCAGCTGGTGCGACGGCAGTGCGAGGCGCTGGGCCTCTTGCCCGAGCGCCGCGACGATCTGCCGTTTCAGGGCGGTGCGCTCGGCCTGTTCGGCTACGATCTCGGGCGCCGCTTCGAGCATCTGCCGCAGCAGGCGGCGGACGATCTGATCACGCCCGATATGGCGATCGGCATTTACGACTGGGCGCTGATCGCCGACCACCATCTGCAGCGCCTGACGCTGGTGTCGCTGGGGGACGCGCAGGCGCGGCTGCGCTGGCTGCTGCAGTGGCCGCCGCGCGAGGCGGTGCCCTTCTCGCTGACCAGCGGCTGGCAATCCAACCTGAGCTACCGCGACTACGCCGAGCGCTTTCACGCGGTGCAGGCCTATATCCAGGCAGGCGACTGTTATCAGGTCAACCTGGCGCAGCGCTTTCAGGCGCACTATCAGGGCGATGAGTGGCAGGCGTTTTGCCGCCTGAACGCCGCCAACCGCGCCCCCTTCAGCGCGTTTTTACGCCTGCCCGACAGCGCGATTCTCAGCCTGTCGCCGGAGCGCTTTTTATCGCTGAAGGGCGAGGAGATCGAAACCCGGCCGATAAAGGGCACGCGACCGCGCGCGGCCGATCCCGAACTTGACCGCCGTGAAGCGCTGGCGCTGGCGCAGTCGGAAAAGGATCGCGCCGAGAATCTGATGATCGTCGATCTGCTGCGTAACGATATCGGCCGCGTCGCCGTGCCCGGCTCCGTCAGCGTGCCGGCGCTGTTCGAGGTAGAGCCTTTTCCGGCGGTGCACCACCTGGTCAGCACCATCCGTGCGCGCCTGCCCGCCTCGCTGCACGCCAGCGATCTGCTGCGCGCCTGTTTCCCCGGCGGATCGATTACCGGCGCGCCGAAAATCCGCGCGATGGAGATTATCGACGAGCTGGAGCCGCATCGCCGCAACGCCTGGTGCGGCAGCATCGGCTACCTCAGCCTCTGCGGGCGCATGGATACCAGCATTACTATCCGCACGCTGATCGCCGAGCGGCAGCAGCTGTTCTGCGCGGCGGGCGGCGGCGTGGTCGCCGACAGCGAACTGGACGCCGAATATCAGGAAACGCTACACAAGGTCAGCCGCATTTTGCCTGCGTTGACCGGAGAGGACGAATGA
- a CDS encoding Slp family lipoprotein: MSVRHKGMSGVLLAGALLLSGCVTVPDTIKGSSELPQQDLVRVMNDPSLYVGQESRFGGKVVKVTNLNGKTRLEIATQPLDDSARPRLGAASVGRIYADINNFVDPTDVNNQYVTVLGNIKGTEKGTIGDASYNFVVVDVRGYQRWHLTQQINTPPQPVDPWIWYGPSRHHPGYWGPNPYWGMNSGPAQVETILTE, encoded by the coding sequence ATGTCAGTACGTCATAAAGGAATGTCCGGTGTTTTGTTAGCGGGTGCGCTGCTGCTTAGCGGATGCGTGACGGTGCCGGATACCATTAAAGGAAGTTCCGAGCTTCCGCAGCAGGATCTGGTGCGGGTAATGAACGATCCGTCGCTCTACGTCGGCCAGGAGTCCCGCTTCGGCGGCAAAGTCGTTAAGGTCACCAATCTTAACGGCAAAACGCGGCTGGAGATCGCCACGCAGCCGCTGGACGATAGCGCACGCCCGCGTTTAGGCGCCGCGTCGGTCGGGCGGATTTATGCCGATATTAATAACTTTGTCGATCCCACCGATGTGAATAACCAGTACGTGACGGTGCTGGGCAATATCAAGGGCACGGAGAAGGGCACCATTGGTGACGCCAGCTATAACTTTGTCGTGGTAGATGTGCGCGGCTATCAGCGCTGGCATCTGACGCAGCAGATTAATACCCCGCCGCAGCCTGTCGATCCCTGGATCTGGTACGGCCCGTCGCGTCATCATCCAGGCTACTGGGGGCCTAACCCCTACTGGGGCATGAACAGCGGCCCGGCGCAGGTGGAAACCATCCTGACAGAATAA